In the Colletotrichum lupini chromosome 1, complete sequence genome, one interval contains:
- a CDS encoding NAD dependent epimerase/dehydratase, whose protein sequence is MTKILLTGGSGFIAAHILEQLLARGHSVVTTVRSEDKAQRIRDAHKDLDASRLHVAIVPDIARPDAFDEVVKTPGLEAVLHTASPFHFKWTDAQKELIEPAVVGTTAILKALKREAPGVKRVVVTSSFASVIDEAKTEDPNTIFTEEFWNPVTVEDIGRSPATAYRASKKLAEKAAWDFVKDEKPGFDLVTLTPPLVLGPVVHHFADLASINTSNERVVDLVKGKWKDAVAPTGAAYLWIDVRDLALSHILALEKPEAGGKRLFTTAGWFSNAEIATVVRKNFPELKERLPAEGTKGGELPPKDKVYGYDNSATEKILGIKWKSLEESITDLVKDIKGFGI, encoded by the exons ATGACCAAGATCCTCCTTACAG GTGGCTCCGGCTTCATCGCCGCCCACATCCTCGAACAGCTCCTCGCGCGCGGCCACTCCGTCGTGACGACCGTCCGCTCAGAGGACAAGGCCCAGCGCATCCGCGACGCCCACAAGGACCTCGACGCCTCCCGCCTCCACGTCGCCATCGTCCCCGACATTGCGCGCCCCGACGCCTTTGACGAGGTCGTCAAGACCCCCGGCCTCGAGGCCGTCCTGCACACCGCCAGCCCCTTCCACTTCAAGTGGACCGACGCCCAAAAGGAGCTCATCGAACCGGCCGTCGTCGGCACCACGGCCATCCTCAAGGCCCTCAAGCGGGAGGCGCCGGGCGTCAAGAGGGTGGTTGTCACCTCGAGCTTCGCGTCCGTCATTGACGAGGCCAAGACGGAGGACCCCAACACCATCTTCACCGAGGAGTTCTGGAACCCCGTCACCGTCGAAGATATCGGGCGCAGTCCCGCGACGGCGTACCGTGCCTCCAAGAAGCTCGCCGAAAAGGCCGCGTGGGATTTCGTAAAGGACGAGAAGCCCGGCTTCGACCTCGTCACGCTCACTCCCCCCCTCGTGCTGGGCCCCGTGGTGCACCACTTTGCGGACCTCGCCAGCATCAACACCTCCAACGAGCGCGTCGTAGACCTAGTCAAGGGCAAGTGGAAGGACGCCGTGGCGCCGACGGGCGCGGCGTACCTTTGGATCGACGTGCGAGACCTGGCGCTCTCGCACATTCTGGCGCTGGAGAAGCCCGAGGCCGGCGGCAAGAGGCTCTTCACGACGGCCGGATGGTTCAGCAACGCCGAGATCGCGACGGTGGTGAGGAAGAACTTCCCCGAGCTGAAGGAAAGGTTGCCTGCGGAAGGCACCAAGGGCGGGGAGCTGCCGCCCAAGGATAAGGTGTACGGGTACGACAACAGCGCGACGGAGAAGATTCTGGGGATCAAGTGGAAGAGCCTGGAGGAGAGCATCACTGATTTGGTCAAGGATATCAAGGGGTTCGGGATCTAG